In Sedimentibacter sp. MB31-C6, one genomic interval encodes:
- a CDS encoding ATP-dependent helicase, with protein sequence MSLLSGLNEKQREAAAHDKGPILVIAGAGTGKTRVLTHRIANLIETGKAKPWEILAITFTNKAANEMKERIGQLIDYSIDKMWIGTFHSICVRILRRDIDRLGYDKNFVIYDSDDQKTLLRDCIKEVNLDKKKYNVNVIKSIISNEKNKRNTPDKFISENYGNFQLRNTGEVFSLYEKKLKSANALDFDDLIIKTLKLLEVDEEILHLYQERFKYILVDEYQDTNNVQYNLVKILGIKKTGESNVFVVGDEDQSIYGWRGADINNILDFEKDFKKAKTIKLEKNYRSTNVILNAANGVIKNNCQRKGKNLYTDFEGGNLIRLFETDNEKAEAFTVAALMRKEGRENNISYSDMAILYRTNAQSRALEEGLIREGIPYKIVGGLKFYGRREIKDIMAYLMLVFNQKDDISFKRIINVPKRKIGQKTIDTIYEYAISNNISMFDACYDVKELGITPSATRSVQNFISIMEMLMIKKDVMSLSEFIQEVYEDTGYKSMLSEDVTIEGRSRVENIDEFLSAAMDFEERYEENSIEDFLSHTSLLADVDKTDESQQDSVTLMTVHSAKGLEYDTVFLTGLEEGIFPIIHQDEEDDIEEERRLFYVAVTRAKRMLYITYANERMRFGNHEVKSRSRFLREVPEECFESSDSETFANKKLETIEKNNSTNRRKSYKNNNLFKGVMNYEEKQEPKPKLKSDKLNTGDKIMHKAWGIGTIVQMTGEGDDRMAVIAFDNKGIKNVLISYAPIEKI encoded by the coding sequence ATGAGTTTATTAAGTGGATTAAACGAAAAACAAAGAGAAGCTGCAGCTCATGATAAAGGTCCTATACTTGTTATAGCAGGGGCAGGCACTGGGAAGACAAGAGTTTTAACTCATCGCATTGCAAACTTAATTGAAACAGGAAAAGCAAAGCCATGGGAGATTTTAGCCATTACATTTACAAATAAAGCAGCTAATGAAATGAAAGAAAGAATTGGACAACTTATAGACTACTCAATTGATAAAATGTGGATAGGAACATTTCACTCCATATGTGTGCGAATATTGAGAAGAGATATAGATAGATTAGGATATGATAAAAATTTCGTTATTTATGACTCTGATGACCAAAAAACTTTATTGAGAGATTGCATAAAGGAAGTAAATTTAGATAAAAAAAAGTATAATGTAAATGTTATAAAAAGCATTATAAGTAATGAAAAAAACAAAAGAAATACTCCTGACAAATTTATTTCAGAGAATTATGGTAACTTTCAGTTACGAAATACTGGAGAGGTGTTTTCTCTTTATGAAAAAAAATTAAAATCAGCTAATGCACTTGATTTTGATGATTTAATTATTAAAACACTTAAGCTTTTAGAAGTTGATGAGGAAATATTGCATTTATATCAAGAACGTTTCAAATACATACTTGTAGATGAGTATCAAGATACTAATAATGTTCAATATAATTTAGTAAAAATACTAGGGATTAAAAAAACAGGTGAAAGTAATGTATTTGTAGTAGGAGATGAAGATCAATCCATATATGGTTGGAGAGGGGCAGATATAAATAACATCCTTGATTTTGAAAAAGATTTCAAAAAAGCAAAAACGATTAAGTTAGAAAAAAACTATCGTTCTACAAATGTTATTTTAAATGCTGCTAACGGTGTTATTAAAAATAATTGCCAAAGAAAAGGAAAAAATCTTTATACTGATTTCGAAGGGGGAAATTTAATTAGACTCTTTGAAACTGATAATGAAAAAGCTGAAGCTTTTACAGTTGCAGCATTAATGAGAAAAGAAGGAAGAGAAAATAATATTTCTTATTCTGATATGGCAATTCTTTATAGGACAAATGCTCAATCAAGAGCATTAGAAGAAGGTTTAATTAGAGAAGGAATACCATATAAAATCGTTGGTGGTCTGAAGTTCTATGGAAGAAGAGAAATTAAGGATATAATGGCATATTTGATGCTAGTATTTAATCAAAAAGATGATATTAGTTTTAAAAGAATAATAAATGTGCCAAAAAGGAAAATAGGTCAAAAAACAATTGATACTATCTATGAATATGCAATATCAAATAACATATCAATGTTTGATGCTTGTTATGATGTAAAAGAACTTGGCATTACTCCTTCTGCTACAAGAAGTGTTCAAAACTTCATATCTATAATGGAAATGTTAATGATAAAAAAGGATGTAATGTCTCTTAGTGAATTTATTCAAGAAGTATATGAAGATACTGGATATAAATCAATGTTATCTGAAGATGTTACAATAGAGGGTAGAAGTCGTGTAGAAAATATAGATGAATTTTTATCAGCAGCAATGGACTTTGAAGAAAGATATGAAGAAAATAGTATAGAAGACTTTTTATCACATACATCTTTGCTGGCTGATGTTGATAAAACAGATGAATCACAACAGGATAGCGTAACATTAATGACAGTGCATAGTGCTAAGGGACTGGAATATGATACTGTATTTTTGACAGGATTGGAAGAAGGAATATTTCCGATAATTCATCAAGATGAAGAAGACGATATAGAAGAAGAAAGAAGACTTTTCTATGTTGCTGTTACTAGAGCAAAAAGAATGTTATATATAACTTATGCTAATGAAAGAATGCGTTTTGGAAATCATGAAGTTAAAAGCAGGTCGAGATTTTTGAGGGAGGTTCCAGAGGAATGTTTTGAATCTTCAGATTCTGAGACATTTGCAAATAAAAAGCTGGAAACCATAGAAAAGAATAATTCTACTAATAGAAGGAAATCTTATAAAAATAATAATTTATTTAAAGGCGTAATGAACTACGAAGAAAAACAAGAACCTAAACCAAAGCTTAAATCAGACAAATTAAATACTGGAGATAAAATAATGCATAAGGCTTGGGGAATAGGAACTATAGTACAGATGACAGGAGAAGGAGATGACAGAATGGCTGTCATTGCTTTTGATAATAAAGGAATAAAAAATGTTCTAATTAGCTACGCTCCAATTGAAAAGATATAA
- a CDS encoding DUF3842 family protein produces MRIAVIDGKGGGIGCQVVERLKSLKNSDIEVIALGTNSQATSNMLKAGADDGSTGENAIAWMSSKVDIIIGPLAIISANSMMGEISPKMSEAVASSSARKLLLPVSKCNIDVIGLDNLQFKTIFIELTETIKKILKEQNHGFSN; encoded by the coding sequence ATGCGTATAGCTGTAATAGACGGTAAAGGCGGAGGCATAGGATGTCAAGTAGTAGAGAGGTTGAAATCTTTGAAAAACAGTGATATTGAAGTGATTGCACTGGGGACGAACTCTCAAGCAACTTCTAATATGTTGAAGGCTGGAGCTGATGATGGATCAACTGGAGAAAATGCAATTGCATGGATGAGTAGTAAAGTTGATATAATAATTGGACCTTTGGCAATTATTTCTGCAAATTCTATGATGGGTGAAATTAGTCCTAAAATGTCAGAAGCTGTTGCTAGTAGCAGTGCTAGAAAACTTCTTTTGCCAGTCAGTAAATGTAATATAGATGTTATTGGACTTGATAACTTGCAGTTTAAAACAATATTTATTGAATTAACAGAAACAATAAAAAAAATATTAAAAGAGCAAAACCATGGATTTTCTAATTAA
- a CDS encoding DUF4886 domain-containing protein, whose protein sequence is MFKKTISLIIVIMMVFTIVIPNEAIGFSMEYNEYLGEVIKPWIENGYVNPFGATLNTSIMKIVENHLLSNLEPSSLLVDKANTVIENKTVKNLHITKNVGNGEVYLKNVTITGELLVEGGGENSIVIENSIVEHLIAKKANGKVRILIKGNTIIDLTSVESDTGTIIEQQDLTEIRLKKITVEKGSSVFIVTDNDILTSSNTDVADVNTDGIVTAKNIGSSVISVNAIDGNETIICEITVIDSANEHTPEPIDTTKEIKILTIGNSFSENASRWIYDIAKSAGVNVTIGNLYIDGCSLEKHWENASNNNNVYTYHKWISSNVTTKTYLSIKTAILDEDWDYITFQQVSGDSGYYITFQPYLDNLISYVKDIAPNAKLALNMTWAYAEDCANENFNKYNNKQKTMYNAITNAYQSAIAETDIDIIIPCGTAIQNARTNQILKKIDNELTRDGYHLNEKMGSYIAGLTFFQSLIINHENLEKDLYKDVTFYPEMSDVKSNSIYLAYLAKKSAIRAVNNPYKTSFIR, encoded by the coding sequence ATGTTTAAGAAAACTATATCACTAATAATTGTAATTATGATGGTATTCACAATTGTTATTCCAAATGAAGCTATTGGATTCAGTATGGAATATAACGAATATTTAGGAGAAGTAATTAAACCGTGGATTGAAAACGGCTATGTAAATCCATTTGGTGCTACATTGAATACAAGCATTATGAAAATAGTTGAAAATCATCTATTAAGTAATTTAGAACCATCTAGTTTATTAGTCGATAAAGCCAATACTGTTATCGAAAATAAAACTGTAAAAAACTTACATATTACGAAAAATGTTGGTAATGGAGAAGTTTATTTAAAAAATGTTACTATAACAGGTGAATTGCTAGTTGAAGGTGGTGGAGAGAATTCTATTGTTATTGAGAATTCCATAGTTGAACATCTAATAGCAAAAAAAGCCAATGGAAAAGTTAGAATATTAATTAAAGGTAATACAATAATAGATTTAACTTCTGTAGAATCTGATACAGGTACTATCATTGAACAACAAGATTTAACTGAAATAAGGTTGAAAAAAATAACAGTAGAAAAAGGTTCATCCGTTTTTATCGTCACTGATAATGATATATTAACATCAAGCAATACAGATGTTGCTGATGTAAATACAGATGGCATAGTAACTGCAAAAAATATAGGCTCATCTGTTATTTCAGTAAATGCAATAGATGGTAATGAAACTATAATTTGCGAAATTACAGTAATAGATTCTGCAAATGAGCATACTCCCGAACCAATAGATACAACAAAGGAAATTAAAATTCTTACAATAGGGAATTCTTTTTCCGAGAACGCATCTCGATGGATATATGACATAGCTAAATCTGCAGGTGTAAATGTTACTATTGGTAATTTATATATTGATGGATGTTCATTAGAAAAACATTGGGAAAATGCCAGTAATAATAATAATGTTTATACATATCATAAATGGATATCTTCTAATGTAACTACAAAAACATATTTATCAATAAAAACAGCTATATTAGATGAAGATTGGGATTATATAACATTCCAACAGGTTTCAGGTGATTCTGGCTACTATATAACATTTCAGCCATATCTAGATAATTTAATATCCTATGTTAAGGATATAGCACCTAATGCAAAATTAGCTCTTAATATGACATGGGCATATGCAGAAGACTGTGCTAATGAAAACTTTAATAAATATAACAATAAGCAAAAAACCATGTATAATGCTATAACAAATGCTTACCAAAGTGCCATAGCAGAAACTGACATTGATATAATAATACCATGTGGAACTGCTATACAAAATGCAAGAACTAATCAAATACTTAAAAAAATAGATAACGAATTAACTCGTGATGGTTACCACTTAAATGAAAAAATGGGAAGTTATATTGCTGGACTCACTTTTTTTCAATCATTAATTATTAACCATGAAAACTTAGAAAAAGATTTGTATAAAGATGTTACATTTTATCCAGAGATGTCTGACGTTAAGTCAAATTCAATCTATTTAGCTTATTTAGCAAAAAAGTCAGCAATACGTGCTGTTAACAATCCATATAAAACTTCATTTATAAGATAA
- a CDS encoding 2-hydroxyacid dehydrogenase produces the protein MKLVIIEPLGVEKEKLLNMAKDTLGNSVEVVYYDTKVTDTETLIERGKDADIIAVSNLPLNGDVINGCKNLKMLAVAFTGVDHIAMNVCKERKITVCNCAGYSNAAVSDLVFGLLISIYRNIIDCNKVVRESGTKDGLVGFELEGKNFGVIGTGAIGTRVATIAKAFGCDVYAYSRTIKEIEGVKFVDLDTLLSTCDIVSLHVPLTNETKGLINSERLSMMKPNAILINTSRGPVVDSNALAESLNNDKIAGAGVDVFEIEPPIAKDHPLLNAKNLIATPHVAFATKEALIKRAVIVFDNIKAFLDGTPQNII, from the coding sequence ATGAAATTAGTTATAATTGAACCACTAGGAGTAGAAAAAGAAAAATTACTTAATATGGCGAAAGATACTTTAGGAAATTCTGTAGAAGTTGTATACTACGATACTAAGGTAACAGATACAGAAACGTTAATTGAAAGAGGAAAGGATGCTGATATTATTGCTGTTTCCAACCTTCCTCTAAATGGTGATGTTATCAATGGATGTAAAAACCTTAAGATGCTAGCAGTTGCATTTACAGGGGTTGACCATATTGCTATGAATGTTTGTAAAGAAAGAAAAATTACTGTATGTAATTGTGCAGGATATTCTAATGCAGCAGTTAGTGATTTAGTATTCGGATTGTTGATTTCTATATATAGAAATATAATTGATTGTAATAAAGTTGTTAGAGAATCTGGAACGAAAGATGGATTAGTTGGATTTGAATTAGAAGGGAAAAATTTTGGCGTTATAGGTACTGGAGCAATAGGAACTAGAGTTGCTACGATAGCTAAAGCATTTGGTTGTGACGTGTATGCTTATTCTAGAACAATAAAAGAAATTGAAGGTGTGAAATTTGTTGATTTAGATACCTTACTGTCTACCTGTGATATAGTGTCACTTCATGTTCCATTAACCAATGAAACAAAAGGTTTAATTAACTCAGAACGATTATCAATGATGAAACCTAATGCAATTTTAATCAATACATCTAGAGGGCCAGTTGTAGATAGTAATGCTTTAGCAGAATCATTAAACAATGATAAAATTGCTGGTGCCGGAGTAGATGTATTTGAAATTGAACCGCCTATTGCTAAAGATCACCCTCTTTTAAATGCAAAAAATTTAATAGCAACACCTCATGTTGCATTTGCAACTAAAGAAGCTCTAATAAAAAGAGCTGTCATAGTTTTTGATAATATAAAAGCATTTTTAGATGGAACTCCACAAAATATTATTTAA
- a CDS encoding sensor histidine kinase encodes MIKEYGKPLLVFIIVLAITFLAFITVNNSLSVYESGQVLNITDEDQIYSLVGYSKDTNTGKYYFDIVVEDTNIQLSLIYGFIPEDIKINGSILIHSANYNSSKFHSVTIDSGLFDMQTNSVTLEFNSKDNPYNQPVYLTTVTGAKNGISAYDTIFAFNIGMTFLISLYGASLYFHKPSEKYLVWFSLYTGAITLWSVGSILLDTNSILIKHLVSHAYGWSALLDIIICIKIFKTKLPGRLDKLLSSRGVLGILFIWALFETFTPNTFRDYSYLFFFSIGALIYACAKHRKGAWMLLLGQTISLGMRLVVTFSPINTMQVGYWMRVMRYSKSFNIPFVICCLLLINRLFAEKFSESEDLAAELEQSNQMLEVKVAERTKELKNQQRQRSTFMMNIFHDLRTPLFVLNGCVERINSDPEKINQELPVIMERLDFTQHLVEDLFLMAKLEDNKLILETERVPLGELLDKVIKSCLLVSEKKEVLLEYKKYNDCVTWGDEYRLEQAFQNIIVNAIYYTKPKGNVYIDLKSIENMAYVTITDTGVGISEEDLDKIFDRYYRVSGTEKHQSTGLGLSIAQEILKQHQGSIAVKSELGKGTVFTVQLPVIS; translated from the coding sequence ATGATAAAAGAATATGGGAAACCACTATTAGTTTTTATAATAGTTTTAGCAATTACCTTTTTAGCATTTATTACAGTTAATAATAGTCTTAGTGTTTATGAAAGCGGACAAGTTTTAAATATAACTGATGAAGATCAAATTTATTCTTTAGTGGGATACAGTAAAGATACAAATACTGGAAAATATTATTTTGATATTGTTGTAGAAGATACAAATATACAATTATCATTAATTTATGGATTTATCCCAGAGGATATAAAAATTAATGGAAGTATACTTATTCATTCCGCAAATTATAATTCGTCAAAATTTCATAGCGTAACCATTGATTCAGGATTGTTTGATATGCAAACAAATTCTGTAACATTAGAATTTAACAGCAAAGATAATCCCTATAATCAACCTGTTTATTTAACAACTGTAACTGGAGCTAAAAATGGTATTTCTGCCTATGATACAATATTTGCATTTAATATTGGTATGACCTTCTTAATATCACTATATGGGGCATCCCTTTATTTTCATAAACCAAGCGAAAAATATTTAGTATGGTTTTCATTATATACAGGAGCAATTACTTTATGGAGTGTTGGCTCAATTCTTTTGGATACAAATTCAATCCTTATTAAACATTTGGTATCACATGCATACGGCTGGAGTGCATTGCTTGATATTATTATTTGTATTAAAATATTTAAAACTAAACTTCCGGGACGTTTAGATAAGTTGTTAAGCAGTCGTGGAGTGTTGGGAATTCTATTTATTTGGGCATTATTTGAAACTTTTACGCCAAATACCTTCAGAGATTATTCATATTTATTCTTTTTTTCTATTGGGGCTCTTATATATGCATGTGCAAAACACCGTAAAGGCGCATGGATGCTTCTTTTAGGACAAACTATCAGTCTTGGAATGAGGTTAGTCGTGACTTTTTCTCCTATTAATACCATGCAAGTCGGTTATTGGATGAGAGTTATGAGGTATTCAAAATCATTTAACATTCCCTTTGTAATATGTTGTTTATTATTAATTAATCGTCTTTTTGCAGAAAAGTTTTCGGAATCAGAGGATTTAGCTGCAGAATTGGAGCAATCAAACCAAATGCTGGAAGTTAAGGTGGCAGAAAGAACAAAAGAATTAAAAAATCAGCAGAGACAAAGGAGCACTTTTATGATGAATATATTTCATGATTTACGAACTCCACTTTTTGTTTTAAACGGATGTGTTGAGAGAATAAACTCAGATCCTGAAAAAATCAATCAGGAGCTACCTGTAATAATGGAAAGGTTGGATTTTACGCAACATTTAGTGGAAGATTTATTCTTAATGGCTAAATTGGAAGATAATAAGTTAATTCTTGAAACTGAACGCGTTCCGTTAGGGGAGCTTTTAGATAAAGTAATAAAGTCTTGTTTATTGGTAAGTGAAAAAAAGGAAGTTTTGTTGGAATATAAAAAGTATAATGACTGTGTAACTTGGGGTGATGAATATCGCTTAGAGCAGGCATTTCAAAATATTATTGTTAATGCTATTTATTATACAAAACCTAAGGGTAATGTCTATATAGATTTAAAGTCTATTGAAAATATGGCTTATGTAACAATAACTGATACAGGTGTTGGTATATCTGAAGAAGATTTAGATAAAATATTTGACCGTTATTATCGAGTAAGTGGAACTGAAAAACATCAGTCAACAGGATTGGGGTTATCAATAGCACAAGAAATTTTAAAGCAACATCAAGGAAGTATTGCTGTGAAAAGCGAACTAGGGAAGGGTACAGTATTTACGGTACAGCTTCCTGTAATATCATAA
- a CDS encoding universal stress protein produces the protein MKKILVPIDGSTASIKAAEKAIELAKLFNSYVTFVTVVNLPSEDKYSYFGLNVQTAFESNRKVMLKELINEETKMLNIIVNDLDVSNLNIEKKVIVGIAYKEILKLSNNEKFDLIIMGRRGFSNIERFFVGSVTQRVLSEASCPVLVVND, from the coding sequence ATGAAGAAAATACTAGTTCCAATTGATGGGTCAACTGCTTCTATTAAAGCGGCAGAAAAGGCTATAGAATTAGCAAAACTTTTTAATAGTTATGTTACATTTGTTACAGTAGTAAATTTACCATCAGAAGATAAGTATTCTTATTTTGGTTTAAATGTTCAAACTGCTTTTGAATCAAATCGAAAAGTAATGTTAAAAGAATTAATAAATGAAGAAACTAAAATGCTGAATATTATAGTAAATGATCTTGATGTTTCCAATCTAAATATAGAAAAAAAAGTTATTGTTGGCATTGCATATAAAGAGATATTAAAACTATCAAATAATGAGAAATTTGATTTGATTATAATGGGAAGACGTGGTTTTTCTAATATAGAAAGATTCTTTGTCGGTTCTGTAACTCAAAGAGTTTTATCTGAAGCTTCTTGTCCAGTATTAGTTGTTAATGACTAA
- a CDS encoding pyridoxal phosphate-dependent aminotransferase, giving the protein MNKPILSERFKSRTPSDVRLAQMKYDERKVKPEAVINVGIGNVSLPTNPAMQKRMFSLNAPESPFAKGVVRYTGTAGFSETQDAFLNILNCEGFDTSKLKVQITDGGSSAMELLILGVCGGPGTNDKPLMMIDPAYTNYISFAERIGRKTVTVKRKLGVDGKFSLPELDKIEEVIKEHNPGALLVIPYDNPTGQLYDYETLKGLAKLCVKYNMWIVSDEAYRELYYVEDSELVSIWGVTDKDVPGIEGRRISIETTSKVWNACGLRIGALITDNPEFNNRSVAEYTANLCANAIGQYIFGALAHESKEQIASWCKSIREYYKKMIFKVYNGLKEQEPGLIVSSPDASIYTVVDVRDVVKPGFDAIDFVLYCAQEGSVNYNGVETTLLVAPLKGFYDIPAGENNPGSTQFRIAFVETPENMEKVPELFVKLLRQYEASR; this is encoded by the coding sequence ATGAATAAACCAATATTGTCAGAACGTTTTAAATCAAGGACACCATCAGATGTTAGATTAGCACAAATGAAATATGATGAACGTAAAGTAAAACCAGAGGCGGTAATCAATGTAGGTATAGGTAATGTTTCACTTCCAACAAATCCTGCAATGCAAAAAAGGATGTTTTCACTTAATGCACCTGAAAGTCCATTTGCTAAAGGTGTTGTAAGATATACTGGGACTGCTGGTTTTAGTGAAACTCAAGATGCATTTTTAAATATTTTGAATTGTGAAGGCTTTGACACTAGTAAATTGAAAGTACAGATAACTGACGGTGGCTCTAGTGCTATGGAATTGCTAATACTTGGAGTTTGCGGTGGTCCAGGTACTAATGATAAACCTCTTATGATGATTGATCCGGCATACACTAATTATATTTCTTTTGCAGAAAGAATAGGACGTAAAACTGTTACAGTAAAACGTAAATTAGGTGTTGATGGCAAGTTTAGTCTTCCAGAATTGGATAAAATTGAAGAAGTTATAAAAGAACATAATCCTGGTGCGCTTCTAGTTATACCTTATGACAATCCAACGGGACAGCTTTATGACTATGAAACATTAAAGGGCCTTGCAAAACTTTGTGTAAAATACAACATGTGGATAGTCAGTGATGAAGCTTATCGTGAATTATATTATGTAGAAGATAGCGAGCTAGTAAGTATTTGGGGAGTTACTGATAAAGATGTACCTGGGATAGAAGGAAGAAGAATAAGTATAGAGACTACATCTAAGGTTTGGAATGCTTGTGGTTTAAGAATAGGTGCTTTGATTACTGATAACCCAGAGTTTAATAATCGTTCAGTAGCTGAATATACTGCTAACCTTTGTGCTAATGCAATAGGACAGTATATATTTGGAGCACTTGCTCATGAAAGTAAAGAACAAATTGCTTCATGGTGTAAGAGTATTCGTGAATATTATAAGAAAATGATATTTAAAGTATATAATGGTTTGAAAGAACAGGAGCCTGGTTTGATTGTTTCTAGTCCCGATGCATCTATATATACAGTTGTTGATGTTCGAGATGTTGTAAAACCTGGATTTGATGCAATTGATTTTGTTTTGTACTGTGCACAAGAAGGATCTGTGAACTATAATGGAGTTGAAACAACCTTATTAGTAGCACCATTAAAAGGATTCTATGATATACCAGCTGGTGAGAATAATCCTGGAAGTACTCAGTTCCGTATCGCATTTGTTGAAACTCCTGAAAACATGGAAAAAGTACCAGAGTTATTTGTTAAGCTGTTAAGACAGTATGAAGCAAGTCGTTAA
- the ligA gene encoding NAD-dependent DNA ligase LigA: MENKIQLMKQKIESLNKANKAYYQENREIMTNLEYDALYDELVQLEKETGITLSNSPTIHVGYELLSNLPKERHDRVMLSLDKTKDIFALRNWLGNKEGVLSWKLDGLTIVLTYNGGKLVKAVTRGNGEIGEVVTNNAKVFSNIPINISYDDLLVLRGEAVISYSDFHKINNEIEDINAKYKNPRNLCSGSVRQLNNKITAERSVKFFAFSVVKADKVDFKNSRSSQLNWLNEQGFSTVEYKKVNSSNVEETVKWFAEHITKNDMPSDGLVLTYDDIEFGQSLGATAKFPRDSIAFKWKDEIKETKLLEIEWSASRTGLINPIAIFEPVELEGTTVSRASVHNLSILENLELGIGDTINVYKANMIIPQISDNLTRSGKVNIPNHCPVCNGATAIKNDKDIKTLYCINDECLAKQIKWFTHFVSRDAMNIEGLSEATIEKLIAKGLIKELADIFHVEKFKDEIIVMEGFGEKSFNNLVSSVNKAKKTTPARLLYSLGIPNVGLSNAKLICKKFNYKWELIQNANFDELIEINGIGEVMANAYIKFFRDDKKISIIEDILKEIEFEEFEETIVKQIFENINFVITGSVTHFKNRDELKETIEKMGGKVTGSVTSKTNFLINNDNLSNSSKNKKAKELNIPIITENQFVEWLDNGETPRDA; the protein is encoded by the coding sequence ATGGAAAATAAAATTCAATTAATGAAGCAAAAGATTGAATCATTAAATAAAGCTAATAAAGCTTACTATCAAGAAAATAGAGAAATAATGACTAATTTAGAATATGATGCCTTATACGATGAATTGGTACAATTGGAAAAGGAAACGGGCATAACATTATCTAATAGTCCAACAATTCATGTAGGTTATGAATTACTTTCTAATTTACCTAAAGAGCGCCATGATAGGGTGATGTTATCCTTGGATAAAACAAAAGATATATTTGCCTTGAGAAATTGGTTAGGAAACAAAGAAGGTGTACTTTCATGGAAATTAGACGGTTTGACTATTGTACTGACATACAATGGAGGAAAACTTGTTAAAGCTGTTACAAGAGGAAATGGTGAAATAGGAGAGGTAGTAACAAATAATGCTAAAGTGTTTTCGAATATACCAATAAATATTTCATATGATGATTTATTGGTATTACGGGGGGAAGCTGTTATAAGTTACTCAGATTTTCATAAAATTAATAATGAAATAGAAGATATAAATGCAAAATATAAAAATCCTAGGAATTTATGTAGCGGTTCAGTAAGGCAATTGAACAATAAGATAACAGCTGAAAGAAGCGTTAAGTTTTTTGCTTTTTCAGTGGTGAAGGCAGATAAAGTAGATTTTAAAAATTCAAGGTCATCGCAACTGAATTGGTTAAATGAGCAAGGATTTAGTACTGTTGAATATAAAAAAGTGAATTCTTCAAATGTTGAAGAAACAGTTAAATGGTTTGCTGAACATATAACAAAAAACGATATGCCATCTGATGGTTTAGTTTTAACTTATGATGATATCGAATTTGGTCAATCTTTGGGGGCTACAGCTAAATTTCCAAGAGATTCAATTGCTTTTAAGTGGAAAGATGAAATTAAAGAAACAAAATTATTAGAAATAGAATGGAGTGCATCACGAACAGGTTTAATAAATCCTATAGCAATTTTTGAACCGGTTGAGTTGGAGGGAACAACTGTAAGTCGTGCAAGTGTTCATAATTTGAGTATATTAGAAAACTTGGAGCTAGGAATTGGTGATACTATAAATGTATATAAAGCTAATATGATAATTCCTCAAATTTCTGACAATTTAACAAGAAGTGGGAAAGTTAATATTCCTAATCATTGTCCAGTATGTAATGGTGCAACTGCAATAAAAAATGACAAGGACATAAAAACACTTTATTGTATTAACGATGAATGCTTAGCTAAGCAAATTAAGTGGTTTACTCATTTTGTTAGCAGGGATGCAATGAATATTGAAGGATTATCAGAAGCTACAATAGAAAAGTTAATAGCAAAGGGTTTAATTAAGGAACTTGCAGATATTTTTCACGTAGAAAAATTCAAAGATGAAATTATTGTCATGGAAGGATTCGGAGAGAAATCATTTAATAATTTAGTGTCTTCTGTTAATAAAGCAAAGAAAACGACACCTGCAAGGCTTCTTTATAGTCTCGGAATACCTAATGTTGGTTTATCTAATGCAAAGTTAATATGCAAAAAATTCAATTATAAGTGGGAATTAATTCAAAATGCAAACTTTGACGAATTAATAGAAATTAATGGCATTGGTGAGGTTATGGCTAATGCATATATTAAGTTTTTTAGGGATGATAAGAAAATAAGTATTATTGAAGATATTCTTAAAGAAATAGAATTTGAGGAATTTGAAGAAACTATAGTTAAGCAAATATTTGAAAATATTAATTTTGTTATAACAGGATCAGTAACACATTTCAAGAACCGAGATGAACTAAAAGAAACTATAGAGAAAATGGGGGGAAAAGTAACAGGCTCTGTTACATCTAAAACTAATTTTTTAATTAACAATGATAATTTGTCTAATTCATCAAAAAATAAAAAGGCGAAGGAATTAAATATTCCAATTATTACAGAAAACCAATTTGTTGAATGGCTTGATAATGGAGAAACACCACGGGACGCATAA